The nucleotide sequence GGAGGCGGAGGTGTGGATCTGCAGGAGGCTGCCCTGGATGCCGAAGCCATAGTGCGCTCCGGAATTGCCGAAGAGCGAGATCTTGTCTCCGATGACGGAGGAGAAGGTCAGGGGGAAGCCGGGATTCGCCTCGCCGATGCCGACGTTGTTGTTCCGGTAGACGTTCGTACCGGTCGGCGTCCAGTTGCCGATGGTGGTGGTGTCCAGCTTCGTGGCGGTGATGGTGTTGTTCTTGATGTCGGCGGAATCGATCGACAGGTCCGTGATGCGGCTGCTGTCCACCGCCCCGGCGGCGATCTTGTTCGTGGTCACCTGCTGGTCACCGACCATCGCCGTGGTGATGGCGGATCCGGCAACGGTTTCCGCGACCTTCGATCTCAGGGAGAAAGCACCGCTCACGAGCTGCTGGCGCGGGGAAATCTCAAGATCCGCGGCGGCCGTCCCATCATCCACGGTGACGCCGAGGTAGAGGCTCGTGTAGCTGGTCGAGTTGAGGATGTCTGAAAGGGTCTTGTAAGGCGTGGCAGCCGGTGAGGACGGGCCGGGCAAGGTGGAGATGCCGGTGCCATTGCCGATCAGCACGCTGAACTCCCCGCCTGAAATGGTCACCGACTGGGTTTCGGCGTAGAGGGGGGTACCGCCGCTGGAGGTCGAATAAAGCTTGAAAGTCACGGCCCGGTTTACGGGGGCGGTGTTGCCGATGAGGACGCCGCTGACATCGGTGACGCGTCCTTGGTAACTCATGAGGGACGGAGTGGCCTGCGCGTGGAGCAGTGGTGCGGCAAGCAACAGGAACAGGCTGGTGAGTTTGGCTTTCATGGGAAGGAATGAAGGGTTTTCTGGTTTTTGAAATGGAGGATGAAAAGGAATGGATTCAGGGAGTTGTCAGATCGATGGTCGCGACTTCCGAGACGCGCCGCATCTCGAAGGTGCCGCCCACCCGCAGGGTTTTCCTGTGCAGGCCGGTGATGGATTCCTCATAGGTTCCACCGAGCACGGTGTTTCCCCAGCCGGCCACGTAACGGCCGTCCGGAGGGCTGTCCGTGAAGGTGAAGGTGCAGGTGCGGTTGATGTTGTAGCTTTCCTGTCCCGCCGCGAGAGCGCCGCCCTTGGGGTCCCTGTTGTCATGGTCCGGGTGATAGGTGTGGACGAAGGGGTTCGTCGGCTCGTTGTGGGCGATGGGAATCGTCCATGAAACCGAGCCGCCGGTCGTGAAAGATCCGGTTCCGGTGAGAGAGGTGATGGATGTCGGCATCTGGCAGGCGAAGTAGCGCACCGGCTTCAGGTCCGACTCCGCATAACCCAGAATCTTCCCCTCGTTGGTGCTGATCCCCACGGGATTTCCCGCGCTGGCGAGCCTCCCCACGTAGGCCTGCGTCAGCAAGCGACAGGTTCCGGAGGAATCCATGTGGGTGAGGAAAAGAAGGGGGAACGGTTGGGAGGTCGAGGAGCCGCCCCCATTCGCCGTCGGGGACACCTTGTTCACGCTCGTATTCACCACCCACAGGCCGGCTGGCGAAGCGGGTTGCGCGCTGACGGGAAGGCTGACGTCGGAAAGGTTAGCCGAATCCCTGATGCGAAGGATGGAGGCGTAGAAGGAATCCGGGGTGCCCGTCATGGAGGAACGGTTGATCCCGAAGTCCACTGTGGCACGACCGGAGGCCGGCACGTTCACCGTGTAGCTGGTTCCCATGTCGGACTCGGTGTAGGAGTTCGAGGAACTCACGTAAGTCCGCACGGTGAGCGGCACGGCGCCGGCGATGGGGGTCTGGTTTGTCGGAGCTGTCTCGGATGCGCCGAGAGTGAATGTCAGCGTCAGCGCGCTCGTCGAGCGGTTGGTGATGCCGACGCTGGTCGTCGACACCGTGCGGCCGAACGCGAGGCCTGCCGAACTGGCGACCTCATACTCCACGGGGGCGGTGAAGTTCCCGATGGTGGCGACATTGAACCAGTAGGCCTTGTTCGGATCCATGGTCTCGCTTCCCGGTGCAACCTGCATGGGATTGGACGTGCTGAGTTCGCCGCCGATGTATTTGTAGATCTTGGACGGTGTCGAGAGCACCGTGGTGTTGGCGGAAGGGTAGGACGCGAAGTAGTTGCTCATCTTCGGCGCGCTGGTGGTCCCGGAAGGGAAGCCGAGGAAATTCCCGCCGGAGATGAGCCACGTCGCCAGAGGGGGCTGTACGAGTTGTTTGATGGGAACGGATACCGCACTGGAACAACGGAACAGGTAGGCGGAGTTTCCGACCATCCGAGAGAGACCCGTTTCGCTGCCGTCGCGTTTCCAGATGGTCCACTCGTCGCTGTTGGTGGTGGGTTCGGAAGGGGTCTGGGTGAACTGGGTACCGTCCGGATTCGGATTCCAGCGCCAGATTTCAGTAACGGCGGGATTGCTGGCGAACAGTTCCGATACTGTCACGTATGAAGCGTCACCCGCGAGCCAGACACCGTTCCAACCGGAGGCGAGGGAGTAGGATTTCGTGACCCATTGCGAATGGGCGCTGCCGGTGAGCAGCAGGAGGAAGGGGATCACCCTGGTGAGGAATTTCATCGGATTCTGAGGCGATAATAGGTGTTGGTTGCCGCCGCCTTGACGTAGAGGCTGGTGATCCCGGTGGTCGTCGAAACGAGAGCGCTCTTGAACGACGCCGAGGCATCGGTCGCGGGATTGGTGGTGGAGAACGATGTCGCGGTCCATGTCTTGAGATCCATGGAGGATTCGATGGTGTAGGACTTTCCGTAGATGGCATAGGTTTCCAGCCTCACGTCCTCACCGGCCTTTTCCTTGATCGCCAGGCTGATCGTCGAATTCGCGTCGCCCGCGTAGGTCCCGGCGATGTATTCCGTGGCGTTGCTCAATCCGTCCTTGTCGAGGTCTCCGTTGCGATCCAGCAGCGAGAGATCCCAGCCATCCGGCCCTGGAAGATACCCGGCCTGGTATAGCTGGGATTCCTCCCAAGCGTCGGGCAGACCATCGCCGTCGGAATCCACTCCGAGGGTGAGGTCCAGACGGATCCGAGAAGCAGGTCCTCCCACCGTGGGCGTTCCCGCCGTGATTTCGAGAGGTTGGTAGCTGACGCCGCCGATATCGACGGACAGGGTGTAGGCGGATGCGGTGGAAACGACCAGGGAACTGTAGCTGGAGGTCAGGTTCCGCCCCATGTCGATGCGCATGCGGAGCTGGTAATTGAAGTCCGCGCCATTTCCGGCGGTAAGCTGTTCCCGCATTTTCTGAACTCCGCCTTGGGACATCACCACCGCAGCCCCGTCAGCGGGGATGAGGGCGCCCTGGTCGTCCCGCACGTCACCATAGATGGTATGGAACGGAGCGGGAGGGAACGCCTGGAGGGGGAGAGCCGTCAGGAGAATCCCTAAGAGTGCGGGGTATCGTGGGGTTTTGCCGTGTTTTTCACGACTTAAATACGGTCCGAGGGGACGGTTGCATGCCATGTTTATGAGTTGGGTTTATAGGCTGGCTTTTGTGTATCTTCTTTCCGTGGAGCTCTCACAATCAAAATCTTGATAATTATTCTCAGGGGGCTCCTGAGCTTCTTTCCAAGCGGCGGAGCCGCCGGGGACGGAGACCCGGATCGATTGGGTGCATGCCGGCCGGCGGCAGCGACGGATTGGAAAGCGGCATTCCGGAACCCTGTATTCAGCGTTGCCTCGGGGGGCGCGTCATCCTTGGTTTTCCCGCGCAGGTTCGGGCGATTCATTCTTTCATCACCATGTCATAAAAAAAGCCCCGCATCACTGCGGGGCTTTGAAAATGGATATGAAGCAGGGAAATCAGCCTCCGATATCGGTGCGGCCGGAAAGCTGGGCACCTTCCTCCATCGAGAAGACCTTGGACTTGATGTCGCCGTTGATGCGGGACTTGTCCTTGAGTTCGCAGCGTTGGGAGGTGATCTTGCCTTCGACCTTGCCGTAAACCTTGACCTCTCCGGCGGTCACGTCGCCCTTGATGATGGCGTTCTCACCGATGGTGACACGGCCTTTGTCCGAGGAGATTTCGCCATCGATCTTTCCGTCGATGATCATGTCGTTGGAGAAGCGGATGGAACCGATGATTTCGATTCCGCTGGAGAGCACGTTTGTCGGATTGGCCATGACGGGGATAAGGGAACAAAGGTTGGCTGGGTTTGCAATGGGAAAGATGGACCGGGCGAATCTATGTGCCCGGTCCATCGGGCGTTTTCCCATGCTTCAGAACTCCGCGGTGATCCCCGCGACGACTCCGCGGCCCGCGATGGGGGCGATGTCCTTGAGGAAGGAGGTGCTCTGGCGGGCTTCCTCGTCGGTCAGGTTCACGCCCTTCACGTAGAAATTGGTCCGCACGTCGCCGAATTTCACGTTGTAGCCGACCCCCGCATTGACGAGGAAATAGCTGTCCGTGGGCAGTTCGTAGTCCGCGTGGCGATGTTGGGACGCGGCGTACTGGCCTTCGAGGCGCGCGGAAAACGGACCGTTTCCATAGTCAAGGGCGAGACTGGTGCGGAAAGGAGGGATGCGCGGGATGGGTTCCCCGGTATCCCGGTTCTCGGCATTCACATAGTCCGCACGCAGGATGAGGTCCAGCCGGTGGGCGGAAACGGTGGCGGGCTCCAGCACTCCGCCTTTGGCGTCCGCGACCGGCGGTGCGGTGACGGGTTCCAGCAGGTGGAAGGTCGTCTCGACCTCACCGCCCCAGAAATCCGCGGGCAGGGCCTGGTAGGCATAAATCGGCAGACCCTCGTCAGGGTCCACACCGCCGGTGGGTTGCGCGCTGACGAAGTCCGTGAAGCGGTAGTAGAAGCCGCTGACGCTGCCTGTCACGCGGCCGGAGCGTTTTCTCACGGATAGATCGAGGGAGAGGGAGTCCTCGGTGTCCAGATCGGCATCGCCCACTTCAAAAGTGCCGGTGGCGACGTGCGGACCGTCCGCGAAGAGCTCCACATAGGTCGGCGGCCGCTGGGTGTAGGCGAGGGAGAGTGCGACGGCATAGTCTTCCACCGGCTGCCAGACAATGCCGCCGGAGGTGCTGAATCCGTCGAAATCCCGGCTCAGGCCGGGGCCGAAGCTGGCGTCCGCCTTCGTTTCGCTGCTCTGGTGGTCATAGCGTGCGCCGAATTGAAAGCGGAGCTGGTCCACCGGGATTTCCTCGAAGACAAACACGGAATTCACCGAATTGTCCACCTGTGGCAGGAAGGCCTCCTCTCCGAGCGCCGAGAATTCGTTGTATTGCGATTCGAAACCAAACGCGCCTTCCAATACGCCGATCTTTTCGTGCAGCAGTTCGATCCGGCCATCATAGCCCTCGATCAGGAACTTCGTCCCCACCTCGCTGCCCTCGAACTCGGTGTGGTCATAATCCGAGTAGCCGAGCTTGAAATTGATTTCCTTGATCCATGGGGCGGGGGTGTAAACCGCGCCGCGCATGTCCCAGCGGCGCTGGCTCAGACCGATGGTGACATCCGGTTCGGCGACGGTCCCGTAGGTGGAATCCACGCCGGAATAGGAGAAACCGAGGAAACCACTGTCCCAGATGTAGGAACCGCCGAGGCCCGCGCCCTTGGAATGGGTGGCGCTGTTCGGCAGGGTGCCATGGGCCTCCTCCTCACCGGCGGGCAGGGGATCCGCCTTGCGGAGGGCGGCGGAACGGGCGTAGCCGGGGATCTCGATGTCGTCGGTTTCCCGGTTGAACCCATCCAGGTGGAAAACCAGCGGACCGCTGCCCCAGGTGATCGCGCCGGATTGGGAGAACAGAT is from Luteolibacter yonseiensis and encodes:
- a CDS encoding TonB-dependent receptor, yielding MKPFSRSLISWLGLLAAAVQSTTAQETSEAVALDAVVVTANRSDLTLFQQVQPTNLLIGKDLQYKLQPTLGETLDREPGVSSTSFGPGASRPVVRGLGDDRVRILQNGTSVLDVSNVSPDHAVAVDPLTIRSVEVVRGPATLLYGPNTIGGVVNVIDDRIPQERFSGTYPSGKFATSVGSADDLFSQSGAITWGSGPLVFHLDGFNRETDDIEIPGYARSAALRKADPLPAGEEEAHGTLPNSATHSKGAGLGGSYIWDSGFLGFSYSGVDSTYGTVAEPDVTIGLSQRRWDMRGAVYTPAPWIKEINFKLGYSDYDHTEFEGSEVGTKFLIEGYDGRIELLHEKIGVLEGAFGFESQYNEFSALGEEAFLPQVDNSVNSVFVFEEIPVDQLRFQFGARYDHQSSETKADASFGPGLSRDFDGFSTSGGIVWQPVEDYAVALSLAYTQRPPTYVELFADGPHVATGTFEVGDADLDTEDSLSLDLSVRKRSGRVTGSVSGFYYRFTDFVSAQPTGGVDPDEGLPIYAYQALPADFWGGEVETTFHLLEPVTAPPVADAKGGVLEPATVSAHRLDLILRADYVNAENRDTGEPIPRIPPFRTSLALDYGNGPFSARLEGQYAASQHRHADYELPTDSYFLVNAGVGYNVKFGDVRTNFYVKGVNLTDEEARQSTSFLKDIAPIAGRGVVAGITAEF
- a CDS encoding bactofilin family protein, whose amino-acid sequence is MANPTNVLSSGIEIIGSIRFSNDMIIDGKIDGEISSDKGRVTIGENAIIKGDVTAGEVKVYGKVEGKITSQRCELKDKSRINGDIKSKVFSMEEGAQLSGRTDIGG